CGCTCTTCCCCACGTTCGGATAGCCCGCGACCACGACCGTGGGGAGTTCCGGGTCGATGCTCGGGACCTTACGCAAAGCGATGCGCGCCTCGACGAGGGCGTCGAGATCCGGGGAGACCTGGCGGACCACGGAGGACAGACGGCCGATGGCCTCTTTCCGTAGGGCAGGGAGGGTCTGGATCGGGGCGCGTCCCATGCGCCGGGCGTACTCGCGCGTGAGGTCCGCGCTCATGCCCGCCGCCCAGTCGACCGCGCCCAGGTGCTTGCGCAGTCGGTTCCGATCCACGAGGATATCGACGAGTTCTCGGTAGAACGGAGGGAGACGGTCCAGGGTCGGGAACCCCTTGACGTAGCCGCGGAGGGAGCTCTCCAGGGTCTGGCCGGCAGTCTGGACCTTGGCCACGGCCAGGTTCCGGGCGCGCTCGGCGCGGTCCCGCCCCTTCGCGGTCGCCTTGGCCGACCGGCCCAGCGCCGTGTCCAGGAGCTCCGGCGCCCGCAGGATCGAGGGCAGGTCGAACACGGGTTCGCCATCCTAGAGACCGGGATAAGGGTATGGGTCATGCCGCGCGCAGGAGGTCCACGCCGACGACGAACAAGAGGGCGAGGACCGCCACGCGGTTCAGCGCGGCGAAGAAGTTGGACACGAGGAAGACGCTGCGCGCCAGCGTCTTGCCCTCCTTGTTGAAGAGGGAGTACACGTAGATGGGGATCGTGTCGCTCATCAGGGGGATACTCAGGAGGACATAGAGGCCCAGGTAGCCGGTCTTCTCTACGAACAGCTCCGCCTTCTCGACGAACCACTTCGCGACCCGCCACTTCGTGGACCACCACCGGATGTGGTCCTCCACCCGGATGCCCAGGTGGAAGATGAGCCAGGCACCGACGGTCTTCCCCGCGGCGAGGGCCAACGCGATCCATACGAGATAGCTCCACTCCTGGTTCACGATGGGCAGGACGAGGGCGAGCTCGATCGGAATCGGGAGGACCACGGCGATCGCGATCGCGTACAGGAACATGAGGGGGAGGAAGACCAGCCGGTTCTCGTACGCCGCGAGGAGGACGTTGATGAGATCCGTCCACAAGTCCGACAAGGCCCTCGGGCGCGCAACCGGCGGCCCGCTAATAAGGGAGAGGAATTGATTATCCTAGCGAGGAATCGGATGGAGCCGCCCGTCGTACGTCAGGAGCACGACGCGGCTGTCCTCGCGCTCCGCCGCGACACCATACCCCGTGCTCTCGGCGAGCCGCTCCGCGAACGTGCGGATGGACGCGTGG
This Thermoplasmata archaeon DNA region includes the following protein-coding sequences:
- a CDS encoding GTPase, with the translated sequence MFDLPSILRAPELLDTALGRSAKATAKGRDRAERARNLAVAKVQTAGQTLESSLRGYVKGFPTLDRLPPFYRELVDILVDRNRLRKHLGAVDWAAGMSADLTREYARRMGRAPIQTLPALRKEAIGRLSSVVRQVSPDLDALVEARIALRKVPSIDPELPTVVVAGYPNVGKSALVRAVSTGKPKVAAYPFTTQGVTVGHFERGYRRFQILDTPGLLDRPMEKRNKIERQAIAALRFLATAVVFVLDPTETCGFPLDAQLRLLRSVEETFPGVPIVVLENKADLPGPTAGHLRASALTGEGLAGLMDAVVEQATSRGPGGAPRPEAPSRPSPSSAGPVP